In one window of Mobula hypostoma chromosome 1, sMobHyp1.1, whole genome shotgun sequence DNA:
- the dad1 gene encoding dolichyl-diphosphooligosaccharide--protein glycosyltransferase subunit DAD1, which translates to MRSSVFSVLTRFSQEYAAGTPLRLKLLDSYLLYMALSGATQFLYCALVGTFPFNSFLSGFIACVGSFVLAVCLRIQINPQNKGDFIGISPERAFADFLFASTILHLVVINFIG; encoded by the exons ATGCGTAGCTCGGTTTTCTCGGTTCTCACCCGCTTCTCCCAGGAGTACGCGGCCGGCACTCCTCTCCGGCTGAAACTGCTCGACTCCTACCTGCTGTACATGGCGCTGAGCGGCGCCACCCAGTTCCTATACTGCGCGCTGGTCGGCACCTTCCCCTTCAACTCGTTCCTGTCCGGCTTCATCGCCTGCGTGGGCTCTTTCGTGCTGGCGG TTTGCTTGCGGATACAGATTAATCCTcagaataaaggtgatttcattGGCATTTCACCAGAGCGTGCATTTGCTGACTTCCTCTTTGCCAGTACCATCCTTCATTTGGTGGTGATCAACTTCATAGGCTGA